TCGACCCGAGGCCCAAACCGGCCCGGACGCCGTCCCTGACATCGAGGACACGCGGGCCTCCGACCCGGCCGACGATCTCAGCGAGCGCCAGGACCGCCAGGCCATCCGAGCCGCCATGGGGCGTCTGCCCGCCGAATATCGGGAGGCCGTGGCCCTGCGTTTCTTTCAGGACCTGTCCTTTGCCCAGGTCGCGGCCGTGCTTGACACCTCCGAGGCCGCGGCCAAGATGCGGGTCTACCGGGGTCTGGAACGCCTCCAGAACATCCTGGGCACACGCGGCAACCAAACGCCCAAATTTTGATTCCGCCTGTTACTTTTTCCTGTTTCGTCCGTATTACGGGGTAAGGACCAAACTCATGACCTCCAGACCATCTCCAAACGACCTGCCCGAACACCTCCGGCCCCTGGCCGA
This DNA window, taken from Deltaproteobacteria bacterium, encodes the following:
- a CDS encoding sigma-70 family RNA polymerase sigma factor, which translates into the protein MDAPGFDPIHIRRVQAGDREAFAPIVEAFGPAIHAFISRLIPDRETARDLTQETFLRAFVGIVRFDPTKPLAPWLHRIALNLVRDRARSARIRPEAQTGPDAVPDIEDTRASDPADDLSERQDRQAIRAAMGRLPAEYREAVALRFFQDLSFAQVAAVLDTSEAAAKMRVYRGLERLQNILGTRGNQTPKF